Proteins encoded by one window of Corvus cornix cornix isolate S_Up_H32 chromosome 27, ASM73873v5, whole genome shotgun sequence:
- the EZH1 gene encoding histone-lysine N-methyltransferase EZH1 isoform X2 translates to MAEQKMEITAPPTSKCIMYWKRKVKSEYMRLRQLKRFQANMGAKALFVANFAKVHEKTQILNEDWKKLRVQPVQLMKPVSGHPFLKQCTVESIFPGFSSQTLYMRTLNTVALVPIMYSWSPLQQNFMVEDETVLCNIPYMGDEVKEEDETFIEELINNYDGKVHGEEEMISGSVLISDAVFLELVNALNQYSDEEEEGHNDSEVKQEDGKEELPVTRKRKRIAVEGNKKCSKKRFPNDMIFTAISSMFPEYGFPEDMKERYRELTEVSDPNVLPPQCTPNIDGPCAKSVQREQSLHSFHTLFCRRCFKYDCFLHPFHATPNVYKRKNRETKIEPDPCGADCFLWLEGAKEFAALHNPRSKCSGRRRRRHHVVGASCSNTPAVTETREGDSDRDTGNEWASSSSEANSRCQTPTKQKLSPASSQLFAVETPQEPVEWTGAEESLFRVFHGTYFNNFCSIARLLGTKTCKQVFQFAVKESLITKLPTNELMNPSQKKKRKHRLWAAHCRKIQLKKDNSPTQVYNYQPCDHPEHPCDSSCPCIMTQNFCEKFCQCNPDCQNRFPGCRCKTQCNTKQCPCYLAVRECDPDLCLTCGASEHWDCKVVSCKNCSIQRGLKKHLLLAPSDVAGWGTFIKEAVQKNEFISEYCGELISQDEADRRGKVYDKYMSSFLFNLNNDFVVDATRKGNKIRFANHSVNPNCYAKVVMVNGDHRIGIFAKRAIQAGEELFFDYRYSQADALKYVGIERETDII, encoded by the exons ATGGCCGAGCA aaaaatggaaattaccGCTCCTCCGACATCCAAGTGTATCATgtactggaaaaggaaagtcaAGTCCGAGTACATGCGTCTGCGGCAGCTCAAGAGGTTCCAGGCGAACATGGGAGCAAAG gCTCTCTTTGTGGCCAACTTTGCAAAGGTTCATGAAAAGACTCAAATCCTTAATGAAGACTGGAAGAAGCTTCGAGTGCAGCCAGTGCAGTTGATGAAGCCAGTCAGCGGGCACCCATTCCTGAAACAG TGCACTGTTGAGAGCATTTTCCCAGGATTTTCAAGTCAGACACTGTACATGAGGACCCTGAACACAGTGGCACTGGTGCCCATCATGTACTCCTGGTCCCCTCTTCAGCAGAATTTCATG GTGGAGGATGAAACGGTTCTGTGCAATATCCCTTACATGGGCGACGAGGTGAAGGAAGAAGATGAAACTTTCATCGAAGAACTTATTAATAACTATGATGGGAAAGTTCACGGAGAGGAAG AAATGATCTCAGGGTCAGTCCTCATCAGTGATGCTGTGTTCCTGGAGCTAGTGAATGCTCTGAATCAGTACTcggatgaggaagaggaaggacaCAATGATTCTGAGGTGAAACAGGAGGATGGGAAAGAGGAGCTGCCAGtgacaaggaaaagaaagcgAATTGCAGTGGAAG GTAACAAGAAGTGTTCCAAGAAGAGGTTCCCCAATGACATGATATTCACTGCTATTTCTTCCATGTTTCCTGAGTATGGCTTCCCAGAGGATATGAAAGAAAG GTACCGGGAGCTCACGGAGGTGTCAGACCCGAACGTGCTGCCGCCGCAGTGCACTCCCAACATCGACGGGCCGTGCGCCAAGTCGGTGCAGCGGGAGCAGTCCCTGCACTCCTTCCACACCCTCTTCTGCCGCCGCTGCTTCAAATACGACTGCTTTCTGCATC cttttcatgcTACTCCTAATGTGTACAAACGAAAGAATAGAGAGACCAAGATTGAGCCAGATCCTTGCGGCGCAGACTGTTTCCTCTGGCTG GAAGGAGCCAAGGAGTTTGCTGCACTGCACAACCCCCGATCCAAGTGCTCGGGCCGTCGCCGCCGGCGGCACCACGTGGTGGGTGCATCCTGCTCCAACACCCCGGCTGTCACTGAGACCAGGGAGGGCGACAGCGACCGGGACACAGGCAACGAGTGGGCCTCTAGCTCCTCGG AGGCCAACTCCCGCTGCCAAACCCCCACTAAGCAGAAGCTGAGCCCGGCCTCCTCCCAGCTGTTTGCGGTGGAGACGCCGCAGGAGCCCGTGGAGTGGACAGGAGCCGAGGAGTCACTGTTCCGCGTCTTCCATGGGACCTACTTCAACAACTTCTGCTCAATTgccaggctgctggggacaAAGACCTGCAAGCAG GTCTTTCAGTTTGCAGTAAAGGAATCGCTTATAACAAAACTGCCAACAAACGAGTTAATGAATCCAtcccagaagaagaaaaggaagcacag gctgtgggCTGCACACTGCAGGAAGATCCAGCTGAAGAAAG ATAATTCACCGACCCAGGTGTACAACTATCAGCCCTGTGACCaccctgagcatccctgtgaCAGCTCCTGCCCTTGCATCATGACTCAGAATTTCTGTGAGAAGTTCTGCCAGTGCAACCCTGACT GTCAGAACCGCTTCCCAGGCTGCCGCTGTAAGACCCAGTGCAACACCAAGCAGTGCCCCTGCTACCTGGCTGTGCGGGAGTGCGACCCAGACCTCTGCCTGACCTGTGGCGCTTCAGAGCACTGGGACTGCAAGGTGGTCTCCTGCAAGAACTGCAGCATCCAGCGAGGCCTCAAAAAG CATTTGTTGCTGGCCCCATCAGACGTGGCTGGCTGGGGAACTTTCATCAAGGAGGCTGTGCAGAAGAACGAGTTCATCTCTGAGTACTGTGGGgag CTCATTTCACAGGATGAGGCTGACAGGCGAGGAAAGGTCTACGACAAGTACATGTCCAGCTTCCTCTTCAACCTCAACAATG aTTTTGTTGTTGACGCTACTcgcaaaggaaataaaatccgCTTTGCCAACCACTCGGTGAACCCCAATTGCTATGCGAAAG TTGTGATGGTGAACGGAGACCACCGGATCGGTATCTTCGCCAAGAGAGCCAtccaggcaggagaggagctctTCTTTGACTACAG GTACAGCCAGGCAGATGCCCTGAAGTATGTCGGCATAGAGAGGGAGACGGACATCATCTAA
- the EZH1 gene encoding histone-lysine N-methyltransferase EZH1 isoform X1 — translation MGGHGTEPPPLTRSPQPTGAFSRPERVLSAGAAHAGRLHRKMEITAPPTSKCIMYWKRKVKSEYMRLRQLKRFQANMGAKALFVANFAKVHEKTQILNEDWKKLRVQPVQLMKPVSGHPFLKQCTVESIFPGFSSQTLYMRTLNTVALVPIMYSWSPLQQNFMVEDETVLCNIPYMGDEVKEEDETFIEELINNYDGKVHGEEEMISGSVLISDAVFLELVNALNQYSDEEEEGHNDSEVKQEDGKEELPVTRKRKRIAVEGNKKCSKKRFPNDMIFTAISSMFPEYGFPEDMKERYRELTEVSDPNVLPPQCTPNIDGPCAKSVQREQSLHSFHTLFCRRCFKYDCFLHPFHATPNVYKRKNRETKIEPDPCGADCFLWLEGAKEFAALHNPRSKCSGRRRRRHHVVGASCSNTPAVTETREGDSDRDTGNEWASSSSEANSRCQTPTKQKLSPASSQLFAVETPQEPVEWTGAEESLFRVFHGTYFNNFCSIARLLGTKTCKQVFQFAVKESLITKLPTNELMNPSQKKKRKHRLWAAHCRKIQLKKDNSPTQVYNYQPCDHPEHPCDSSCPCIMTQNFCEKFCQCNPDCQNRFPGCRCKTQCNTKQCPCYLAVRECDPDLCLTCGASEHWDCKVVSCKNCSIQRGLKKHLLLAPSDVAGWGTFIKEAVQKNEFISEYCGELISQDEADRRGKVYDKYMSSFLFNLNNDFVVDATRKGNKIRFANHSVNPNCYAKVVMVNGDHRIGIFAKRAIQAGEELFFDYRYSQADALKYVGIERETDII, via the exons ATGGGCGGACACGGCACCGAGCCGCCGCCTTTAACCCGATCCCCGCAGCCGACAGGGGCGTTCTCCAGGCCAGAACGGGTCCTCTCCGCCGGGGCAGCCCATGCGGGCCGGCTCCACCG aaaaatggaaattaccGCTCCTCCGACATCCAAGTGTATCATgtactggaaaaggaaagtcaAGTCCGAGTACATGCGTCTGCGGCAGCTCAAGAGGTTCCAGGCGAACATGGGAGCAAAG gCTCTCTTTGTGGCCAACTTTGCAAAGGTTCATGAAAAGACTCAAATCCTTAATGAAGACTGGAAGAAGCTTCGAGTGCAGCCAGTGCAGTTGATGAAGCCAGTCAGCGGGCACCCATTCCTGAAACAG TGCACTGTTGAGAGCATTTTCCCAGGATTTTCAAGTCAGACACTGTACATGAGGACCCTGAACACAGTGGCACTGGTGCCCATCATGTACTCCTGGTCCCCTCTTCAGCAGAATTTCATG GTGGAGGATGAAACGGTTCTGTGCAATATCCCTTACATGGGCGACGAGGTGAAGGAAGAAGATGAAACTTTCATCGAAGAACTTATTAATAACTATGATGGGAAAGTTCACGGAGAGGAAG AAATGATCTCAGGGTCAGTCCTCATCAGTGATGCTGTGTTCCTGGAGCTAGTGAATGCTCTGAATCAGTACTcggatgaggaagaggaaggacaCAATGATTCTGAGGTGAAACAGGAGGATGGGAAAGAGGAGCTGCCAGtgacaaggaaaagaaagcgAATTGCAGTGGAAG GTAACAAGAAGTGTTCCAAGAAGAGGTTCCCCAATGACATGATATTCACTGCTATTTCTTCCATGTTTCCTGAGTATGGCTTCCCAGAGGATATGAAAGAAAG GTACCGGGAGCTCACGGAGGTGTCAGACCCGAACGTGCTGCCGCCGCAGTGCACTCCCAACATCGACGGGCCGTGCGCCAAGTCGGTGCAGCGGGAGCAGTCCCTGCACTCCTTCCACACCCTCTTCTGCCGCCGCTGCTTCAAATACGACTGCTTTCTGCATC cttttcatgcTACTCCTAATGTGTACAAACGAAAGAATAGAGAGACCAAGATTGAGCCAGATCCTTGCGGCGCAGACTGTTTCCTCTGGCTG GAAGGAGCCAAGGAGTTTGCTGCACTGCACAACCCCCGATCCAAGTGCTCGGGCCGTCGCCGCCGGCGGCACCACGTGGTGGGTGCATCCTGCTCCAACACCCCGGCTGTCACTGAGACCAGGGAGGGCGACAGCGACCGGGACACAGGCAACGAGTGGGCCTCTAGCTCCTCGG AGGCCAACTCCCGCTGCCAAACCCCCACTAAGCAGAAGCTGAGCCCGGCCTCCTCCCAGCTGTTTGCGGTGGAGACGCCGCAGGAGCCCGTGGAGTGGACAGGAGCCGAGGAGTCACTGTTCCGCGTCTTCCATGGGACCTACTTCAACAACTTCTGCTCAATTgccaggctgctggggacaAAGACCTGCAAGCAG GTCTTTCAGTTTGCAGTAAAGGAATCGCTTATAACAAAACTGCCAACAAACGAGTTAATGAATCCAtcccagaagaagaaaaggaagcacag gctgtgggCTGCACACTGCAGGAAGATCCAGCTGAAGAAAG ATAATTCACCGACCCAGGTGTACAACTATCAGCCCTGTGACCaccctgagcatccctgtgaCAGCTCCTGCCCTTGCATCATGACTCAGAATTTCTGTGAGAAGTTCTGCCAGTGCAACCCTGACT GTCAGAACCGCTTCCCAGGCTGCCGCTGTAAGACCCAGTGCAACACCAAGCAGTGCCCCTGCTACCTGGCTGTGCGGGAGTGCGACCCAGACCTCTGCCTGACCTGTGGCGCTTCAGAGCACTGGGACTGCAAGGTGGTCTCCTGCAAGAACTGCAGCATCCAGCGAGGCCTCAAAAAG CATTTGTTGCTGGCCCCATCAGACGTGGCTGGCTGGGGAACTTTCATCAAGGAGGCTGTGCAGAAGAACGAGTTCATCTCTGAGTACTGTGGGgag CTCATTTCACAGGATGAGGCTGACAGGCGAGGAAAGGTCTACGACAAGTACATGTCCAGCTTCCTCTTCAACCTCAACAATG aTTTTGTTGTTGACGCTACTcgcaaaggaaataaaatccgCTTTGCCAACCACTCGGTGAACCCCAATTGCTATGCGAAAG TTGTGATGGTGAACGGAGACCACCGGATCGGTATCTTCGCCAAGAGAGCCAtccaggcaggagaggagctctTCTTTGACTACAG GTACAGCCAGGCAGATGCCCTGAAGTATGTCGGCATAGAGAGGGAGACGGACATCATCTAA
- the EZH1 gene encoding histone-lysine N-methyltransferase EZH1 isoform X3 encodes MEITAPPTSKCIMYWKRKVKSEYMRLRQLKRFQANMGAKALFVANFAKVHEKTQILNEDWKKLRVQPVQLMKPVSGHPFLKQCTVESIFPGFSSQTLYMRTLNTVALVPIMYSWSPLQQNFMVEDETVLCNIPYMGDEVKEEDETFIEELINNYDGKVHGEEEMISGSVLISDAVFLELVNALNQYSDEEEEGHNDSEVKQEDGKEELPVTRKRKRIAVEGNKKCSKKRFPNDMIFTAISSMFPEYGFPEDMKERYRELTEVSDPNVLPPQCTPNIDGPCAKSVQREQSLHSFHTLFCRRCFKYDCFLHPFHATPNVYKRKNRETKIEPDPCGADCFLWLEGAKEFAALHNPRSKCSGRRRRRHHVVGASCSNTPAVTETREGDSDRDTGNEWASSSSEANSRCQTPTKQKLSPASSQLFAVETPQEPVEWTGAEESLFRVFHGTYFNNFCSIARLLGTKTCKQVFQFAVKESLITKLPTNELMNPSQKKKRKHRLWAAHCRKIQLKKDNSPTQVYNYQPCDHPEHPCDSSCPCIMTQNFCEKFCQCNPDCQNRFPGCRCKTQCNTKQCPCYLAVRECDPDLCLTCGASEHWDCKVVSCKNCSIQRGLKKHLLLAPSDVAGWGTFIKEAVQKNEFISEYCGELISQDEADRRGKVYDKYMSSFLFNLNNDFVVDATRKGNKIRFANHSVNPNCYAKVVMVNGDHRIGIFAKRAIQAGEELFFDYRYSQADALKYVGIERETDII; translated from the exons atggaaattaccGCTCCTCCGACATCCAAGTGTATCATgtactggaaaaggaaagtcaAGTCCGAGTACATGCGTCTGCGGCAGCTCAAGAGGTTCCAGGCGAACATGGGAGCAAAG gCTCTCTTTGTGGCCAACTTTGCAAAGGTTCATGAAAAGACTCAAATCCTTAATGAAGACTGGAAGAAGCTTCGAGTGCAGCCAGTGCAGTTGATGAAGCCAGTCAGCGGGCACCCATTCCTGAAACAG TGCACTGTTGAGAGCATTTTCCCAGGATTTTCAAGTCAGACACTGTACATGAGGACCCTGAACACAGTGGCACTGGTGCCCATCATGTACTCCTGGTCCCCTCTTCAGCAGAATTTCATG GTGGAGGATGAAACGGTTCTGTGCAATATCCCTTACATGGGCGACGAGGTGAAGGAAGAAGATGAAACTTTCATCGAAGAACTTATTAATAACTATGATGGGAAAGTTCACGGAGAGGAAG AAATGATCTCAGGGTCAGTCCTCATCAGTGATGCTGTGTTCCTGGAGCTAGTGAATGCTCTGAATCAGTACTcggatgaggaagaggaaggacaCAATGATTCTGAGGTGAAACAGGAGGATGGGAAAGAGGAGCTGCCAGtgacaaggaaaagaaagcgAATTGCAGTGGAAG GTAACAAGAAGTGTTCCAAGAAGAGGTTCCCCAATGACATGATATTCACTGCTATTTCTTCCATGTTTCCTGAGTATGGCTTCCCAGAGGATATGAAAGAAAG GTACCGGGAGCTCACGGAGGTGTCAGACCCGAACGTGCTGCCGCCGCAGTGCACTCCCAACATCGACGGGCCGTGCGCCAAGTCGGTGCAGCGGGAGCAGTCCCTGCACTCCTTCCACACCCTCTTCTGCCGCCGCTGCTTCAAATACGACTGCTTTCTGCATC cttttcatgcTACTCCTAATGTGTACAAACGAAAGAATAGAGAGACCAAGATTGAGCCAGATCCTTGCGGCGCAGACTGTTTCCTCTGGCTG GAAGGAGCCAAGGAGTTTGCTGCACTGCACAACCCCCGATCCAAGTGCTCGGGCCGTCGCCGCCGGCGGCACCACGTGGTGGGTGCATCCTGCTCCAACACCCCGGCTGTCACTGAGACCAGGGAGGGCGACAGCGACCGGGACACAGGCAACGAGTGGGCCTCTAGCTCCTCGG AGGCCAACTCCCGCTGCCAAACCCCCACTAAGCAGAAGCTGAGCCCGGCCTCCTCCCAGCTGTTTGCGGTGGAGACGCCGCAGGAGCCCGTGGAGTGGACAGGAGCCGAGGAGTCACTGTTCCGCGTCTTCCATGGGACCTACTTCAACAACTTCTGCTCAATTgccaggctgctggggacaAAGACCTGCAAGCAG GTCTTTCAGTTTGCAGTAAAGGAATCGCTTATAACAAAACTGCCAACAAACGAGTTAATGAATCCAtcccagaagaagaaaaggaagcacag gctgtgggCTGCACACTGCAGGAAGATCCAGCTGAAGAAAG ATAATTCACCGACCCAGGTGTACAACTATCAGCCCTGTGACCaccctgagcatccctgtgaCAGCTCCTGCCCTTGCATCATGACTCAGAATTTCTGTGAGAAGTTCTGCCAGTGCAACCCTGACT GTCAGAACCGCTTCCCAGGCTGCCGCTGTAAGACCCAGTGCAACACCAAGCAGTGCCCCTGCTACCTGGCTGTGCGGGAGTGCGACCCAGACCTCTGCCTGACCTGTGGCGCTTCAGAGCACTGGGACTGCAAGGTGGTCTCCTGCAAGAACTGCAGCATCCAGCGAGGCCTCAAAAAG CATTTGTTGCTGGCCCCATCAGACGTGGCTGGCTGGGGAACTTTCATCAAGGAGGCTGTGCAGAAGAACGAGTTCATCTCTGAGTACTGTGGGgag CTCATTTCACAGGATGAGGCTGACAGGCGAGGAAAGGTCTACGACAAGTACATGTCCAGCTTCCTCTTCAACCTCAACAATG aTTTTGTTGTTGACGCTACTcgcaaaggaaataaaatccgCTTTGCCAACCACTCGGTGAACCCCAATTGCTATGCGAAAG TTGTGATGGTGAACGGAGACCACCGGATCGGTATCTTCGCCAAGAGAGCCAtccaggcaggagaggagctctTCTTTGACTACAG GTACAGCCAGGCAGATGCCCTGAAGTATGTCGGCATAGAGAGGGAGACGGACATCATCTAA
- the RAMP2 gene encoding receptor activity-modifying protein 2 yields MAPRAHMSSGRLSQGLLLLWVLLGTGLCHTDAVTTSFGQNAGTSPPTAMSNGTAQPMERNYTYITQKCWDYFVDLMRNVTTAELCEWKVISRPYSELQNCLESWADHLNYSYPNALAEQYIFQSHHLYFHNCTLEHPVYFDPPEDVLLAMIIAPICLIPFLVTLVIWRSKDGKAQA; encoded by the exons ATGGCACCGCGCGCGCACATGAGCTCCGGCCGTCTCTCCCaagggctcctgctgctctggg TGCTCCTGGGGACTGGCCTTTGTCACACGGACGCCGTGACAACGAGCTTCGGCCAGAATGCTGGGACAAGCCCACCCACAGCCATGTCCAACGGGACAGCCCAGCCCATGG AGAGGAATTACACCTACATCACACAGAAGTGCTGGGATTACTTCGTCGACCTGATGAGGAATGTGACGACGGCAGAGTTGTGCGAGTGGAAAGTCATCAGCAG GCCCTACAGCGAGCTGCAGAACTGCCTGGAGTCCTGGGCCGACCACCTGAACTACAGCTACCCCAACGCACTGGCAGAGCAGTACATCTTCCAGAGCCATCATCTCTACTTCCACAACTGCACCCTGGAGCACCCAGTGTACTTCGACCCGCCCGAAGATGTGCTCCTGGCCATGATCATCGCACCCATCTGCCTCATCCCATTCCTCGTCACCCTGGTCATCTGGCGCAGCAAGGACGGCAAGGCACAGGCCTAA
- the VPS25 gene encoding vacuolar protein-sorting-associated protein 25 isoform X1: protein MSFVWPWQYSFPPFFTLQPNGETRQKQLSAWCALALAYSQQHRLPAMTVREAQDIPLFANHRLQRKLPLESIQVVLEELRKNGNLEWLDKNKTSFLIMWKRPEEWGKLIYQWVSRNGLTNSVFTLYELASGDDTENEEFHGLDEAMLLRALQALQQEHKAEIITLDDGRGVKFF from the exons ATGAGCTTCGTGTGGCCCTGGCAGTACAGCTTCCCGCCCTTCTTCAC GCTGCAGCCCAACGGCGAGACGCGGCAGAAGCAGCTCTCGGCGTGGTGCGCGCTGGCGCTCGCCTACAGCCAGCAGCACCGGCTGCCCGCCATGACGGTGCGGGAGGCTCAGGACATTCCGCTCTTCGCCAACCACCGCCTCCAGC GGAAGCTGCCGCTGGAATCCATCCAGGTGGTGTTGGAGGAGCTCCGCAAGAACG GGAACCTGGAATGGTTAGAtaagaacaaaaccagctttCTGATCATGTGGAAGAGACCAGAAGAATGGGGAAAGCTCATCTATCAATGG GTGTCGAGGAATGGCCTGACCAACTCTGTGTTCACACTGTATGAACTGGCCAGCGGAGATGATACAGAGAATGAAG AGTTTCACGGCTTGGATGAGGCTATGCTGCTCCGTGCCCTGCAAGCCttgcagcaggagcacaaggCTGAAATCATCACACTGGATGACGGCAGAGGTGTCAAGTTCTTCTGA
- the VPS25 gene encoding vacuolar protein-sorting-associated protein 25 isoform X2, which yields MSFVWPWQYSFPPFFTVSFGPAARGPVARAPLAPTPRLHQRLLNPRPGKLPLESIQVVLEELRKNGNLEWLDKNKTSFLIMWKRPEEWGKLIYQWVSRNGLTNSVFTLYELASGDDTENEEFHGLDEAMLLRALQALQQEHKAEIITLDDGRGVKFF from the exons ATGAGCTTCGTGTGGCCCTGGCAGTACAGCTTCCCGCCCTTCTTCAC CGTATCCTTTGGGCCCGCTGCCCGCGGCCCCGTCGCCCGTGCCCCTCTCGCCCCCACCCCCCGCCTCCATCAGCGCCTCCTTAACCCGCGCCCAGGGAAGCTGCCGCTGGAATCCATCCAGGTGGTGTTGGAGGAGCTCCGCAAGAACG GGAACCTGGAATGGTTAGAtaagaacaaaaccagctttCTGATCATGTGGAAGAGACCAGAAGAATGGGGAAAGCTCATCTATCAATGG GTGTCGAGGAATGGCCTGACCAACTCTGTGTTCACACTGTATGAACTGGCCAGCGGAGATGATACAGAGAATGAAG AGTTTCACGGCTTGGATGAGGCTATGCTGCTCCGTGCCCTGCAAGCCttgcagcaggagcacaaggCTGAAATCATCACACTGGATGACGGCAGAGGTGTCAAGTTCTTCTGA